A section of the Ruania halotolerans genome encodes:
- the rpsG gene encoding 30S ribosomal protein S7, translated as MPRKGPAPKRPLVVDPVYGSTTVTQLVNRVLLDGKKSTAERIVYGALEGVREKTQTEPAVVLKRALENVRPTLEVRSRRVGGATYQVPVEVRTSRQTTLALRWLVDYARARREKTMTERLMNEILDASNGLGAAVKRREDTHKMAESNKAFAHYRW; from the coding sequence ATGCCTCGTAAGGGCCCGGCCCCGAAGCGGCCGCTCGTCGTTGATCCTGTCTACGGGTCGACCACCGTCACCCAGCTCGTGAACCGCGTCTTGCTCGACGGTAAGAAGTCGACCGCGGAGCGGATCGTGTACGGCGCCCTCGAGGGCGTCCGTGAGAAGACCCAGACCGAGCCGGCCGTGGTGCTCAAGCGTGCGCTGGAGAACGTGCGACCCACCCTCGAGGTGCGGTCTCGTCGCGTCGGTGGCGCCACGTACCAGGTTCCGGTCGAGGTGCGCACCTCGCGCCAGACGACCCTCGCCCTGCGGTGGCTCGTGGACTATGCCCGCGCGCGCCGCGAGAAGACGATGACCGAGCGGCTCATGAACGAGATCTTGGACGCGTCCAACGGTCTCGGCGCCGCGGTCAAGCGACGCGAGGACACCCACAAGATGGCTGAGTCCAACAAGGCCTTCGCGCACTACCGCTGGTGA
- the rpsL gene encoding 30S ribosomal protein S12: MPTIQQLVRKGRSPKAGKQKTPALKGSPQRRGVCTRVYTTTPKKPNSALRKVARVKLSSGIEVTAYIPGVGHNLQEHSIVLVRGGRVKDLPGVRYKIVRGALDTQGVRGRQQARSRYGAKKEKK; the protein is encoded by the coding sequence GTGCCCACCATTCAGCAGCTGGTCCGTAAGGGCCGCAGCCCCAAGGCCGGAAAGCAGAAGACGCCGGCCCTCAAGGGGAGCCCCCAGCGCCGCGGCGTGTGCACGCGTGTGTACACCACCACCCCGAAGAAGCCGAACTCGGCTCTGCGGAAGGTGGCGCGTGTGAAGCTCTCCAGCGGCATTGAGGTCACCGCGTACATTCCCGGCGTGGGTCACAACCTCCAGGAGCACTCCATCGTGCTGGTTCGCGGTGGTCGTGTGAAGGACTTGCCTGGTGTGCGCTACAAGATCGTGCGCGGCGCCCTCGACACCCAGGGCGTCCGCGGCCGCCAGCAGGCTCGCAGCCGTTACGGCGCGAAGAAGGAGAAGAAGTAA
- a CDS encoding ABC transporter permease, which translates to MLVAALLQYAVLGFRRWSSYRLAAAAGAFTNSVFGLIKAAITMGAIGAAGGTLAGYDPLTGATYAWLAQAFLSTVHLFGWSDFALRIRSGDVAIDLARPIDPQWGYLAADLGRAAFQLVPRGAPPVLAGALVTGLALPTHPQPYLIGLASLTLAVVVSFACRWLLNLAAFWLMELRGLNTLYLVSSNVLCGLVVPVHWFPDWLATLASCAPFPAMLQYPIDIVTGRATATDAAWLLLEQASWAVGLLLVGRLIFAAGVRRVVVQGG; encoded by the coding sequence GTGCTTGTGGCCGCGCTGCTCCAGTACGCCGTGCTGGGCTTTCGTCGATGGTCATCTTATCGCCTCGCCGCCGCCGCCGGGGCGTTCACCAACAGCGTGTTCGGGCTCATCAAAGCGGCGATCACGATGGGTGCCATTGGCGCCGCCGGTGGCACGCTCGCCGGGTACGACCCACTCACCGGTGCGACCTACGCCTGGCTGGCCCAGGCTTTCCTCTCCACCGTGCACCTCTTCGGATGGTCCGATTTCGCGTTGCGTATCCGAAGCGGGGACGTGGCGATCGACCTGGCCCGCCCGATCGATCCTCAGTGGGGCTACCTCGCCGCTGACCTGGGCCGCGCGGCCTTCCAGCTCGTGCCACGCGGTGCGCCACCTGTACTCGCGGGCGCACTGGTGACCGGGCTGGCCTTACCCACCCACCCGCAGCCATACCTGATCGGGCTGGCCAGCCTGACCCTCGCCGTCGTCGTCTCCTTCGCGTGCCGTTGGCTGCTCAACCTGGCGGCCTTCTGGTTGATGGAGTTGCGCGGGCTGAACACGCTCTATCTCGTCTCCTCCAACGTTCTGTGCGGACTCGTGGTCCCCGTGCACTGGTTCCCGGACTGGCTCGCCACCCTCGCATCCTGTGCACCCTTCCCAGCGATGCTCCAGTACCCGATCGACATCGTCACCGGCCGTGCCACCGCAACGGACGCAGCGTGGCTACTCCTCGAGCAGGCGTCCTGGGCTGTGGGCCTGCTGCTCGTCGGACGACTGATATTCGCGGCCGGCGTCCGGCGTGTGGTGGTCCAGGGTGGCTGA
- a CDS encoding ABC transporter permease encodes MADLAPYRVLLGSRLRAQLTYRRSFVLDVLGSVAIGALEFAEVYVIFSSITVLGELDFAGAALLFALANISFSIADMVVGHVDTLPQYIRTGTLDAFLLRPLPVLAQLITSDLQLRRLGRTAFALVIGVVALAQADIAWTPALALLAALTPVTGAAIFAALFVCAAAVQFWLVEGGEFANAFTYGGSYAASYPTSIFTLPMRVLFTFVIPAAFTAYLPTLVLLGHAGPALTPAVLGWFAPLAAALAWTVALLGWRAGLRHYTGTGS; translated from the coding sequence GTGGCTGACCTCGCTCCGTACCGCGTGCTGCTCGGATCACGCCTTCGAGCCCAACTCACCTACCGCCGTTCCTTCGTGCTCGACGTCCTCGGCTCGGTGGCGATCGGCGCGCTCGAGTTTGCCGAGGTGTACGTGATTTTCTCCTCCATCACCGTGCTCGGTGAACTCGACTTCGCCGGTGCGGCTCTGCTGTTCGCACTGGCCAACATCTCGTTCTCGATCGCGGATATGGTGGTCGGCCACGTGGACACACTTCCCCAGTACATTCGTACCGGAACGCTGGATGCCTTCCTGCTGCGCCCGCTACCGGTGCTCGCCCAGCTGATCACGAGCGATCTGCAGCTACGACGCCTCGGGCGCACCGCGTTCGCCCTCGTGATCGGCGTGGTGGCTCTCGCTCAGGCCGACATCGCGTGGACGCCGGCGCTGGCGCTGCTGGCTGCACTCACGCCGGTGACCGGGGCAGCGATCTTCGCCGCCCTGTTCGTCTGCGCCGCCGCAGTGCAGTTCTGGCTTGTCGAGGGCGGCGAGTTCGCCAACGCATTCACCTATGGTGGGTCCTACGCCGCGTCCTACCCGACGTCGATCTTCACCCTTCCGATGCGGGTGCTGTTCACGTTCGTGATCCCGGCCGCGTTCACCGCCTACCTGCCCACCTTAGTGCTGCTCGGGCACGCCGGACCTGCGCTGACCCCCGCCGTACTTGGTTGGTTCGCCCCACTGGCAGCCGCACTCGCGTGGACCGTGGCCCTCCTCGGCTGGCGCGCGGGCCTGCGCCACTACACGGGAACTGGATCATGA
- a CDS encoding ABC transporter ATP-binding protein, with protein sequence MTASADEPMIITEGLSRDFVVRHGRGLRRTRRITHAVTDLTVQIERGSAVGYIGANGAGKSTTIKMLTGILVPTHGTVRTCGLNPVTRRRELARRIGVVFGQRSQLWWDLPLSESYTALGAIHRLSRSARETRMAELADRLDLSTFLDTPVRQLSLGQRIRGEIAAALLHSPELLILDEPTIGLDVLSKERLRQFLIAERAAHGTTLLLTTHDMDDVDRLTERVLVVDAGTLVFDGTLAGLVERVGAHRELVLDLAAPTPPLTGIPGTTLVRQEDDGLRQRLALLPGQTTAAAVLAAVSARTEVRDLSIEEPDIEHVVRRLYTGA encoded by the coding sequence ATGACCGCATCAGCAGACGAACCGATGATCATCACCGAAGGGCTCAGCCGGGACTTCGTGGTGCGCCACGGCCGCGGGCTGCGCCGCACCCGCCGGATCACCCACGCGGTCACCGACCTGACCGTACAGATCGAGCGAGGTTCCGCCGTCGGCTATATCGGCGCCAATGGTGCCGGGAAGTCGACCACCATCAAGATGCTCACCGGGATTCTGGTGCCCACCCACGGCACGGTACGTACATGCGGGCTGAACCCGGTGACGCGGCGGCGTGAGCTCGCGAGACGAATCGGGGTGGTCTTCGGCCAACGCTCGCAACTGTGGTGGGATCTGCCGTTGTCGGAGTCGTACACGGCGCTCGGCGCGATTCATCGGCTCAGCAGGAGCGCGCGAGAGACGCGGATGGCTGAGCTTGCCGATCGCCTCGACCTGAGTACCTTCCTGGACACCCCAGTGCGTCAGCTCAGCCTCGGGCAGCGCATCCGCGGGGAGATCGCGGCTGCCCTGCTGCACTCCCCCGAGCTGCTCATTTTGGATGAACCAACCATCGGGCTGGATGTGCTCAGCAAGGAGCGCCTGCGGCAGTTCCTCATCGCCGAACGGGCCGCCCACGGCACCACCTTGCTGCTGACGACGCACGACATGGACGATGTGGACCGGCTCACCGAGCGAGTGCTGGTGGTGGACGCAGGCACGCTCGTCTTCGACGGCACACTGGCGGGGCTCGTGGAGCGGGTGGGAGCGCACCGCGAACTGGTCCTGGACCTCGCCGCACCTACTCCCCCGCTCACCGGCATCCCCGGGACCACACTGGTGCGGCAGGAGGATGACGGGCTGCGGCAGCGGCTGGCGCTGCTGCCAGGGCAGACCACTGCGGCGGCCGTGCTCGCAGCTGTCTCCGCCCGCACCGAGGTGCGGGACCTCTCCATCGAGGAGCCGGATATCGAGCACGTCGTCCGGCGCCTGTACACCGGCGCGTGA
- a CDS encoding DNA-directed RNA polymerase subunit beta': MLDVNVFDELRIGLATADEVRAWSHGEVKKPETINYRTLKPEKDGLFCEKIFGPTRDWECYCGKYKRVRFKGIICERCGVEVTRSKVRRERMGHIELAAPVTHIWYFKGVPSRLGYLLDLAPKDLEKVIYFAAHMITWVDQDGRHDDLPSLQNEIDLEKDEITKKRDLDIAQRAERLEADLAELEAEGAKADARRKVKDSAEREMAQLRKRADAELDRLEQVWDRFKNLKVSDLEGDELLYRQLQDRYGNYFEGSMGAGAIQKRLETFDLAAEADSLRETIRSGKGQRKTRALKRLKVVNAFLTTNNSPLGMVLDCIPVIPPDLRPMVQLDGGRFATSDLNDLYRRVINRNNRLKRLLDLGAPEIIVANEKRMLQEAVDSLFDNGRRGRPVTGPGNRPLKSISDMLKGKQGRFRQNLLGKRVDYSGRSVIVVGPQLKLHQCGLPKQMALELFKPFVMKRLVDLNHAQNIKSAKRMVERARSVVWDVLEEVITEHPVLLNRAPTLHRLGIQAFEPQLVEGKAVHLHPLVCGAFNADFDGDQMAVHLPLSAEAQAEARILMLSSNNILKPSDGRPVTMPSQDMIIGLYHLTSDKEGEVLGTDRSFTSVAEGMMAFDAKQLDLNAQITIRLEGFVPHPEWEAPEGWEPGQSAVVKTTLGRVLFNETLPVDYPFFNEVADKKSISAIVNDLAERYPKAVVAASLDALKDAGYYWATRSGLTISISDVEAPEGKAAILAEFEGKAAKVQGQFDRGLLTDDERRQELVEIWNQATDQVATAMRENFTSQNPVNRMVKSGARGNWMQVRQIAGMRGLVANPKGEIIPRPIKSNYREGLSVLEYFIASHGARKGLADTALRTADSGYLTRRLVDVSQDVIIREEDCGTERGLTLPIAEKSPAGDVRRADTVETSVYGRTLAGPVEGPDGTVLGEGGQDVGDVLIETLLSAGVEQLKVRSVLTCESRVGTCAKCYGRSLATGLLVDIGEAVGIIAAQSIGEPGTQLTMRTFHTGGVASAEDITQGLPRVAELFEARTPKGEAPITEVAGRVAIEDTDRARRIVVTPDDGSEEFTYPVTKRSRLMVRDGDRVTVGQQLVAGAVDPKKVLRILGPRAVQKHLVDEVQETYRSQGVDIHDKHIEVIVRQMLRRVTVLDSGESKLLPGELAERGRFEDENRRVVSEGGQPASGRPELMGITKASLATESWLSAASFQETTKVLTEAAMSGRSDSLLGLKENVILGKLIPAGTGLPRYRNVRVEPTEAAKAEIYPSFGYDEIDYGPVADGGESIALEELDLGRGFEADFR; the protein is encoded by the coding sequence TTGCTCGACGTCAACGTCTTCGACGAGCTGCGTATCGGTCTCGCGACCGCGGACGAGGTCCGCGCTTGGTCGCACGGTGAGGTGAAGAAGCCGGAGACCATCAACTACCGCACCCTCAAGCCTGAGAAGGACGGCCTCTTCTGCGAGAAGATCTTCGGCCCCACTCGGGACTGGGAGTGCTACTGCGGAAAGTACAAGCGCGTCCGCTTCAAGGGCATCATCTGCGAGCGCTGCGGTGTGGAGGTCACTCGCTCCAAGGTCCGCCGCGAGCGGATGGGGCACATCGAACTGGCTGCACCTGTCACGCACATCTGGTACTTCAAGGGTGTCCCGTCCCGGCTGGGCTACCTGCTCGACCTGGCGCCGAAGGACCTGGAGAAGGTCATCTACTTCGCCGCCCACATGATCACCTGGGTTGACCAGGACGGTCGTCACGACGACCTGCCGAGCCTGCAGAACGAGATCGACCTGGAGAAGGACGAGATCACGAAGAAGCGCGATCTGGACATCGCGCAGCGGGCCGAGCGGCTTGAAGCCGACCTGGCGGAGCTGGAGGCTGAGGGAGCCAAGGCCGACGCCCGTCGCAAGGTGAAGGACTCGGCCGAGCGGGAGATGGCGCAACTGCGTAAGCGCGCCGACGCCGAGCTCGACCGCCTCGAACAGGTGTGGGACCGCTTCAAGAACCTCAAGGTCTCCGACCTTGAAGGCGACGAACTGCTGTACCGCCAGCTCCAGGACCGCTATGGCAACTACTTCGAGGGCTCGATGGGTGCCGGCGCGATCCAGAAGCGCTTGGAGACCTTCGACCTGGCGGCGGAGGCGGACTCGCTGCGCGAGACCATCCGCTCCGGCAAGGGGCAGCGCAAGACGCGCGCACTCAAGCGCCTCAAGGTCGTGAACGCGTTCCTCACCACGAACAACTCCCCGCTGGGGATGGTGCTCGACTGCATTCCCGTGATCCCGCCTGATCTGCGCCCGATGGTGCAGCTCGACGGTGGTCGATTCGCCACCAGTGACCTGAACGACCTCTACCGCCGCGTGATCAACCGGAACAACCGGCTCAAGCGCCTGCTCGACCTGGGGGCGCCGGAGATCATCGTCGCCAACGAGAAGCGAATGCTGCAGGAGGCCGTGGACTCGCTGTTCGACAACGGCCGCCGTGGCCGCCCGGTGACTGGACCGGGCAACCGGCCGCTGAAGTCGATCTCCGACATGCTCAAGGGCAAGCAGGGACGGTTCCGGCAGAACCTGCTCGGTAAGCGCGTCGACTACTCCGGCCGTAGCGTCATCGTCGTCGGACCGCAGCTGAAGCTGCACCAGTGTGGTCTGCCGAAGCAGATGGCGTTGGAGCTGTTCAAGCCGTTCGTGATGAAGCGTCTCGTGGACCTCAACCACGCGCAGAACATCAAGTCCGCCAAGCGGATGGTCGAGCGAGCGCGGTCCGTGGTGTGGGACGTCCTCGAAGAGGTCATCACCGAGCACCCCGTGCTGCTCAACCGTGCACCCACGCTGCACCGCCTGGGCATCCAGGCATTCGAACCGCAGCTCGTCGAGGGTAAGGCCGTCCACCTGCACCCGCTCGTGTGCGGCGCGTTCAACGCCGACTTCGATGGTGACCAGATGGCTGTGCACCTGCCGCTCTCGGCGGAGGCACAGGCCGAGGCGCGCATCCTGATGCTGTCCTCGAACAACATCCTCAAGCCGTCCGACGGTCGCCCGGTGACCATGCCCTCACAGGACATGATCATTGGCCTGTACCACCTCACCTCCGACAAGGAGGGCGAGGTTCTCGGAACCGATCGCTCGTTCACGTCGGTGGCCGAGGGCATGATGGCCTTCGACGCGAAGCAACTGGACCTGAACGCTCAGATCACCATCCGGCTGGAGGGCTTCGTGCCTCACCCGGAGTGGGAGGCGCCGGAGGGATGGGAGCCCGGTCAGTCCGCCGTGGTCAAGACCACGCTCGGCCGAGTGCTGTTCAACGAGACGCTCCCGGTGGACTACCCGTTCTTCAACGAGGTGGCTGACAAGAAGTCGATCTCTGCGATCGTCAACGATCTCGCCGAGCGGTACCCGAAGGCGGTCGTGGCAGCCAGCCTGGACGCGCTCAAGGACGCCGGCTACTACTGGGCCACGCGCTCGGGTCTGACCATCTCGATTTCCGATGTCGAGGCTCCAGAGGGCAAGGCCGCGATTCTCGCTGAGTTCGAGGGCAAGGCGGCCAAGGTGCAGGGCCAGTTCGACCGCGGACTGCTCACTGACGACGAACGCCGTCAGGAGCTCGTGGAGATCTGGAACCAGGCAACGGACCAGGTCGCCACGGCGATGCGGGAGAACTTCACCTCGCAGAACCCGGTGAACCGGATGGTCAAGTCCGGTGCCCGTGGTAACTGGATGCAGGTGCGGCAGATCGCGGGTATGCGTGGCCTCGTGGCCAACCCGAAGGGTGAGATCATCCCGCGTCCGATCAAGTCGAACTACCGTGAAGGCCTCTCTGTTCTGGAGTACTTCATCGCCTCGCACGGTGCCCGTAAGGGGCTGGCGGACACCGCCCTGCGGACCGCCGACTCCGGGTACCTCACTCGGCGTCTGGTGGACGTCTCCCAGGACGTCATCATTCGTGAGGAGGACTGCGGCACTGAGCGTGGTCTCACCCTGCCCATCGCCGAGAAGTCCCCTGCCGGGGATGTGCGGCGTGCGGACACGGTGGAGACCAGCGTGTACGGGCGGACGCTGGCCGGACCGGTCGAGGGCCCGGACGGTACGGTGCTCGGTGAGGGCGGTCAGGACGTCGGTGACGTGCTGATCGAGACTCTGCTGAGTGCCGGTGTGGAGCAGCTCAAGGTGCGCTCCGTGCTCACCTGCGAGTCGCGCGTTGGCACGTGTGCCAAGTGCTACGGCCGCTCCCTCGCCACTGGACTGCTCGTGGATATCGGTGAAGCCGTCGGCATCATCGCCGCTCAGTCGATCGGTGAGCCCGGTACGCAGCTGACGATGCGGACCTTCCACACCGGTGGTGTGGCGAGCGCGGAGGACATCACGCAGGGTCTACCCCGCGTGGCCGAGTTGTTCGAGGCCCGCACGCCCAAGGGTGAGGCCCCGATCACTGAGGTGGCCGGCCGGGTCGCCATCGAAGACACCGATCGGGCTCGTCGGATCGTCGTCACGCCCGACGACGGCAGTGAGGAGTTCACCTATCCGGTGACCAAGCGTTCCCGGCTGATGGTGCGCGACGGAGACCGGGTGACCGTCGGGCAGCAGCTCGTGGCCGGTGCCGTCGACCCGAAGAAGGTGCTGCGTATCCTCGGCCCGCGTGCCGTGCAGAAGCACCTGGTCGACGAGGTGCAGGAGACCTACCGCAGCCAGGGTGTGGACATCCACGACAAGCACATCGAGGTCATCGTGCGGCAGATGCTGCGCCGCGTGACCGTGCTCGATTCGGGTGAGTCCAAACTCCTGCCGGGTGAGCTCGCCGAACGTGGCCGGTTCGAAGACGAGAACCGTCGCGTGGTGTCCGAGGGCGGTCAGCCGGCCTCAGGGCGTCCCGAGCTCATGGGTATCACCAAGGCCTCCCTGGCGACGGAGTCGTGGTTGTCCGCGGCCTCGTTCCAGGAAACCACCAAGGTACTCACCGAGGCTGCGATGAGCGGTCGTTCCGACTCGTTGCTGGGCCTCAAGGAGAACGTCATCCTCGGTAAGCTCATCCCTGCCGGAACGGGCCTTCCCCGGTACCGCAACGTCCGGGTGGAGCCCACCGAGGCGGCCAAGGCGGAGATCTACCCGAGCTTCGGGTACGACGAGATCGACTACGGCCCTGTTGCCGACGGCGGTGAGTCGATCGCCCTTGAAGAGCTCGACCTCGGTCGAGGCTTCGAGGCGGACTTCCGCTGA